The Herbaspirillum sp. DW155 genomic interval CATTGAGGTGGGCTCCGCAGCCAAGTACTTCGCCAATATCTTCACCTAGCACGCGGATATATGTCCCTTTGCTGCAAATCACGCGGATGCGCAGCATGGGGGCCTGGTAGTCCAGCAGTTCCAGGGCGTGGATGGTGACGTTGCGGGCTTCGCGTTCCAGCGTGATGCCGGCGCGGGCGTATTCGTAGAGCGGCTTGCCGTCGCGCTTGAGGGCCGAGTGCATGGGCGGCACCTGGCTGATGGGGCCGCGGAATTGCGCCAGCGCGGCTTCGATCTGCTCCAGGCTGGCCTCGACGGGGCGCTCGCTGATGACCTGGCCTTCGGTGTCGCCGGTGTCGGTACGCACGCCCAGGTGGACCAGGGCTTCGTAGGTCTTGTCAGCTTCCAGCAGGTCTTGCGAGAACTTGGTGGCCTCGCCGAAGCACAGCGGCAACAGGCCCGTGGCAAACGGGTCCAGCGTGCCGGTGTGCCCCGCCTTGGGCGCGTTGAGCATGCGCTTGGCGCGGATCAGGGCGTCGTTGGAAGACAGGCCGACCGGCTTGTCCAGCAACAGGACGCCATGCACCGGCACGCGCGGAGGACGTGGCGGACGCGCCTGTTGGCCGCGCTTGACGCGCGGTTGCGGAGTTTCGGGAGAAGCGGACACGGTATCCGCCGTCGTATCGTCGGCCATGAAATGCAAGACCGGCCCACGCCCCGTTGAAGGGAAACGCAGACCGGTATGAAAAGTATGAAGAAAACTGCAATGCGACGGGAAAAGAAGCGCCCGTCTTCAAGCCTCGTCGTCCGAATCCTTGGCGCGGGTGGCGTTGGCTTCGTCGATCAGGCGCGACATTTCAATGCCGCGTGCGGTCGAGTTGTCATGCACGAAATGCAGTTCCGGCAGGGTGTGGATGGTCAGCCTGCGGCCCAGCTGGGTGCGCAGGTAACCGCCCGCCTTGCGCAGGCCGGCCAGGGTGTTCTTGATCGCGTCAGGATTGTCCACCAGCGTGGTGAAGAAGACCTTGGCGTGCGCGTAGTCCGGCGTGACCTG includes:
- the truB gene encoding tRNA pseudouridine(55) synthase TruB, with translation MADDTTADTVSASPETPQPRVKRGQQARPPRPPRVPVHGVLLLDKPVGLSSNDALIRAKRMLNAPKAGHTGTLDPFATGLLPLCFGEATKFSQDLLEADKTYEALVHLGVRTDTGDTEGQVISERPVEASLEQIEAALAQFRGPISQVPPMHSALKRDGKPLYEYARAGITLEREARNVTIHALELLDYQAPMLRIRVICSKGTYIRVLGEDIGEVLGCGAHLNALRRTGVGALTLDGAVTLETFDAAGELEARKALLLPVDGLLRTFPAVQLSDELARRFLHGQRLPLGKEGVAVPEQTGRVRVYRSSDAALLGTGLLQEYAILAPERLVSTA
- the rbfA gene encoding 30S ribosome-binding factor RbfA, encoding MAKHSKSIPGRGLRVADQIQRDLSELIAFELKDPRVGMITITEVQVTPDYAHAKVFFTTLVDNPDAIKNTLAGLRKAGGYLRTQLGRRLTIHTLPELHFVHDNSTARGIEMSRLIDEANATRAKDSDDEA